The genomic stretch TAGTACTCGAGCACGGCCGGGATGACCCCAGCGGCGCCGTTGGTGGGCGCGGTGACGACCCGGCCGCCCGCGGCGTTCTCCTCGTTGACCGCGAGCGCGAACAGGTTGACCCAGTCGATCACCAGCAGCGGATCGCCGCCGGTCTTGCTCGCGGTCCGCAGCCGGCGATGGATCGCCGCGGCCCGGCGCCGGACCTTGAGGCCCCCAGGCAGGATCCCCTCACGCTCACACCCGCGCTGGATCGACGCCTCCATCGCGCGCCACAGGTGCATCACCTGGCCGCGCACGTCGACGCCCGGCTGGCGCGCGACCTCGTTGCGGAGCATCACCGTCGAGATCGACAGGCCGTGCTCCTCGGCGACCGCCAGCAGCTCCGCGCCGGTGCCGAACGGGTGCGGCACCGCGACCTCGGGCGCGGCCCCGTCCGGGACGCCGTCGGCGCCGACCACGAAGCCGCCGCCGACCGAGTAGTAGACCCGCTGGGCGATCACCGCGCCGCCGGCGCCGCGGGCCGAGAACCGCATGCCGTTCGAGTGCAGCGGCAGGGTCTCGCGCCGACGGAACAGGATCGCGCTCGCCGGCAACAGCTCGACCGGGTGGCGGCCCAGGAGCCGGAGCTCGCCCGCCTGGGCCACGGCCGCGACCCGCGCCGGGATCGCGTCGACGTCGACGGTCTCGGGATCCTCACCCTCGAGCCCGAGGATCACCGCGACGTCGGAGCCGTGGCCCTTGCCGGTGAAGCCCAGGCTGCCGAACAGCTCGATCTTCACCGCGGCGGTCTGCTCGAACAGCCCGCTGGCCTCGAGGTGCTCGGCGAACCGCCGCGCGGCCCGCATCGGCCCCACCGTGTGCGAGCTCGATGGACCGATGCCGATCTTGAAGATGTCAAACACCGAGAGGTGCATGCGGGTCCAGCACGGTACCATCGCGGCGGTGCCCGCGCTCACCACCACCCGCCTGGAGCTGTGGCCGATCACGCTGCCGTTCGTGGAGGCCGTGATGGCCGGCGACCGCGCGGCGGCCGAGGCGGTGTGCGGCGCGCCGCTGCCGACAGCGTGGCCCGGGCCCGATCTGATCGCCCGGGCGTTCGCGCCGTCGATCGAGGAGGTCCGGGCCGATCCCGACACACGGCTGTGGGGCGACACGCTCCTGATCGCGCGCACCGGTCGGCGCCGGGTGGTCGGCAGCGTCGTGTTCCACGGCCGCCCGCGCGACGGCGTCGCCGAGGTCGGGTACGGCGTCGACGATGACGAGCAGCGCCAGGGCTTCGCGACCGAGGGCGCGCGCGCGTGCGTCGAGTGGGCGCTGGCCGAGCCGGGCGTCACGGCCGTGACCGCGACCACGTTCCCGTGGCACACCGCGTCGCTGCGGGTGATCGCGCACCTCGGCATGCGCCCGTGCGGGCAGCGCGAGCACCCGTTCCTGGGCGAGCTGCTGGTGTTCGAGCGCCGCGGGCCGAGCGGCGGCTGACCGCCGCGAGCACCACGACCGCCCCGGGTGGCAGCGGCGGCGGGCGATCGCCCGCGCCGCGTGATCGGCCGCGCCAGCCAGGCGGTATGGTCGGGCGGTGTCCCGTCGGCCCCTCGCGATCGCCGTCGTCGGCGCGGCC from Myxococcales bacterium encodes the following:
- a CDS encoding L-serine ammonia-lyase gives rise to the protein MHLSVFDIFKIGIGPSSSHTVGPMRAARRFAEHLEASGLFEQTAAVKIELFGSLGFTGKGHGSDVAVILGLEGEDPETVDVDAIPARVAAVAQAGELRLLGRHPVELLPASAILFRRRETLPLHSNGMRFSARGAGGAVIAQRVYYSVGGGFVVGADGVPDGAAPEVAVPHPFGTGAELLAVAEEHGLSISTVMLRNEVARQPGVDVRGQVMHLWRAMEASIQRGCEREGILPGGLKVRRRAAAIHRRLRTASKTGGDPLLVIDWVNLFALAVNEENAAGGRVVTAPTNGAAGVIPAVLEYYRRFVPNADDDGVVRFLLTAAAIAILYKENASISGAEVGCQGEVGVACSMAAGALCEVMGGTPAQVENAAEIGMEHNLGLTCDPIGGLVQVPCIERNAMGAVKAINAARIALQGDGSHKVSLDKVIRTMRETGADMSSKYKETARGGLAVNIIEC
- a CDS encoding GNAT family N-acetyltransferase, encoding MPALTTTRLELWPITLPFVEAVMAGDRAAAEAVCGAPLPTAWPGPDLIARAFAPSIEEVRADPDTRLWGDTLLIARTGRRRVVGSVVFHGRPRDGVAEVGYGVDDDEQRQGFATEGARACVEWALAEPGVTAVTATTFPWHTASLRVIAHLGMRPCGQREHPFLGELLVFERRGPSGG